In Tubulanus polymorphus chromosome 2, tnTubPoly1.2, whole genome shotgun sequence, a single window of DNA contains:
- the LOC141898668 gene encoding linear primary-alkylsulfatase-like — translation MPSFSQKTLLATAITGIVFSLLFVGFRFRNNNDDDDSLSMKTMLDDAVVPELLKEHTKEFDVPQILKVTEGVYVAVGYAVANSILLEGPESVVVVDVTESVNAARDIRRDFRKITDKPVSAIIYTHNHADHMNGASSFIDDINNPPEIWAHISTLDEFHRFFTTTPIVTKRAFRQFGVYNPAFVNCGIGPKLRYHRHSKTGLIYPNKFFKTDREEFEIGGMNLSLMRIPGETPDQIAVWYPEKRVLLPADDIYRAFPNLYAIRGTPTRDVRIWAQSLDKMKSLNAAHLVPSHTKPVSGESLIYDLLTDYKDAIQFVHDQTVRYMNKGLHPNDIVPLVKLPKRLKNHPFLIEYYGTVAWSVRGVFNMYLGWFSGNPVDLHPYDPKEKARHMVKLADGVDNLLRKGQTALEEGDYQFALELSSYVYTLNRNDNEAKRLRIRALKKLGEREISANGRNYYMTSALETAGLNLKLSEDSRKSAIMNLPLNLLFDIMALKLKAEVCDGLRKMVTFKFPDVDETITMTLRNSVVEISQNPPKTEPDIVVSVSAELWRRILSHEESPTEAIKLGHMEINKPDEFANFITLFEV, via the exons ATGCCAAGTTTCTCTCAAAAAACCCTATTGGCCACGGCCATAACGGgtattgtattttcattgttaTTCGTCGGATTCCGGTTTCGAAAcaacaatgatgatgatgattcttTATCGATGAAAACAATGCTTGATGACGCTGTTGTTCCAGAGCTGCTCAAAGAACACACAAAAGAATTCGATGTTCCGCAGATTTTGAAG GTGACCGAAGGCGTGTATGTGGCAGTAGGTTATGCGGTAGCTAATTCGATCTTGCTCGAAGGGCCAGAAAGCGTAGTGGTGGTTGACGTCACAGAAAGTGTCAACGCCGCTCGTGACATCAGAAGGGATTTCCGTAAGATAACAGATAAACCTGTCAGCGCTATCATCTACACGCATAATCATGCTGATCATATGAATGGCGCATCG AGCTTTATCGATGATATAAACAATCCCCCAGAAATTTGGGCTCACATTTCAACTCTGGACGAATTCCATAGATTTTTCACGACGACACCGATTGTAACCAAGCGGGCATTTCGACAGTTCGGCGTCTACAACCCGGCCTTCGTTAACTGCGGCATAGGCCCAAAACTACGATATCACAGACACTCCAAAACCGGTCTCATCTATCCAAACAAGTTCTTCAAGACAGACCGCGAAGAATTTGAAATTGGTG GTATGAACTTGTCCTTGATGCGTATTCCTGGTGAGACACCCGATCAAATAGCCGTGTGGTACCCCGAGAAACGCGTCCTACTGCCCGCTGACGACATCTACCGGGCATTCCCTAATCTATACGCCATTCGCGGAACGCCGACGCGTGACGTCAGAATCTGGGCTCAGTCGTTAGACAAGATGAAATCGTTGAATGCGGCTCATTTAGTACCCAGTCATACCAAACCAGTGTCTGGAGAATCGCTCATCTACGACCTTCTTACTGATTACAAGGACGCTATTCAATTCGTTCACGACCAAACAGTGCGATACATGAACAAGGGACTACATCCGAATGATATAGTGCCACTTGTTAAACTTCCTAAAAGGTTAAAAAATCACCCGTTTCTCATAGAATATTACGGCACAGTTGCCTGGTCAGTTAGAGGTGTTTTTAACATGTATCTGGGCTGGTTCAGTGGCAATCCAGTCGATTTGCATCCTTATGACCCAAAAGAGAAAGCCAGGCATATGGTGAAACTAGCGGATGGAGTGGACAACCTGTTGCGAAAGGGACAAACTGCATTAGAAGAGGGGGACTACCAGTTTGCGTTAGAATTATCTTCCTATGTCTACACGTTAAACCGTAATGACAATGAAGCGAAGCGACTCCGGATCCGGGCTCTTAAAAAATTAGGAGAACGGGAAATAAGCGCCAATGGACGTAATTATTACATGACGTCGGCTTTAGAAACGGCTGGGTTGAATTTGAAGTTGTCGGAAGATTCGCGGAAGAGCGCCATAATGAATTTACCGCTTAACCTACTATTCGATATCATGGCGTTAAAGTTAAAAGCTGAAGTCTGCGATGGTTTGCGTAAGAtggtcactttcaaattcccGGATGTCGATGAAACGATTACGATGACACTTCGAAATTCAGTCGTTGAAATATCACAAAATCCTCCGAAAACGGAACCAGACATAGTTGTCAGCGTTTCCGCTGAATTGTGGCGTCGAATCTTAAGTCACGAAGAATCGCCGACCGAGGCAATCAAACTGGGACACATGGAAATCAATAAACCTGATGAATTTGCAAATTTCATTACTCTTTTTGAAGTTTAA